In Thermosphaera sp., a genomic segment contains:
- a CDS encoding glycosyltransferase family 4 protein, with amino-acid sequence MRGDKALHVAMLCSYFNFKTGGLEKHVYYLTRGLIKHGIKVTLVTAYRDPYTNATIPPYKGDNLTIIPLRYCIAPLNNPLLHSLPKVLSTINSDVIHVHDHYFYGSAILSFLKKIIRRPMVLTIHTSKLHYDNFWKNLVSDIYDISVSRTIFKASDKIITVTRTTAYELINHGVPEDKLVYIPNFLTVDSLEEYDEKTYSDIKNGERFKILYVGRLVYRKGLHILLDAFNIALRDSIIPQNSLLMIVGKGPLEVKLRRSVELNPNLKGRIMFWGAVTDSVLGALYRACDVVILPSLSGETTSLVLQEAILLEKPFITSLVGGVYDYLLDGFWGFYVPPGDVRALVESLGKAYKLLAENQKFIRRKVRENKEKLLKTRSSEHIILRTIQTYYEAINNYYAEK; translated from the coding sequence TGTGCTCATATTTCAACTTCAAAACCGGAGGGCTCGAAAAACATGTATATTACTTAACTCGTGGTTTAATTAAACATGGTATTAAAGTAACATTAGTTACCGCATATAGAGACCCTTATACTAATGCAACTATACCGCCCTACAAAGGTGACAATCTGACTATAATTCCTCTCAGGTATTGTATAGCCCCACTTAATAATCCACTTTTACACAGTTTACCCAAGGTTCTCTCTACAATAAATTCAGATGTTATACATGTTCATGACCACTATTTTTATGGTTCTGCGATTTTATCATTCTTAAAAAAGATAATCAGGCGTCCAATGGTTCTAACTATACACACATCTAAGTTACACTATGATAACTTCTGGAAAAACCTAGTTTCGGATATATATGACATATCAGTAAGTAGAACGATATTTAAAGCATCAGATAAAATAATAACAGTTACACGTACTACGGCTTACGAGTTGATTAATCATGGAGTCCCTGAAGATAAACTAGTATACATTCCCAATTTTCTTACAGTAGATTCTCTAGAAGAGTATGATGAAAAAACATATAGTGATATTAAGAATGGTGAGAGATTCAAGATACTATACGTTGGGAGGCTCGTCTACCGAAAAGGTCTTCACATTCTTTTAGACGCATTTAATATAGCGTTAAGAGACAGCATAATTCCTCAGAATTCTCTTCTTATGATTGTAGGTAAAGGACCTCTTGAAGTCAAACTAAGAAGAAGCGTTGAACTTAACCCTAACCTTAAGGGGAGGATAATGTTTTGGGGGGCAGTAACGGATAGTGTGCTTGGAGCTCTCTATAGGGCATGTGATGTTGTGATTTTACCATCCTTAAGCGGAGAGACTACATCTCTAGTCCTTCAGGAAGCGATACTTTTAGAGAAGCCATTTATAACATCACTAGTTGGTGGTGTGTATGATTACTTACTCGATGGTTTCTGGGGCTTTTATGTACCTCCTGGAGATGTTCGAGCTCTTGTTGAAAGTTTAGGTAAGGCATACAAGTTACTAGCGGAGAATCAAAAGTTTATTCGTAGAAAAGTTCGTGAAAATAAAGAAAAACTCCTCAAGACGCGTTCCTCGGAACATATTATTCTTAGGACGATACAGACTTATTATGAAGCAATAAATAATTACTACGCTGAGAAATAG